Proteins from one Paenibacillus amylolyticus genomic window:
- a CDS encoding GNAT family N-acetyltransferase → MKTTVMKDSSAYDDRTYEHGNNNRAERVRFYDQHSFIGMDWPDTEDGRYARNYLEPIMQQGSQRFMSNVETTVLLARIDDLVLPLTVNDTEYDNAYVCSPYTHYVSYAKQELTMLQKPVLEKGLSALLSLIGWGMKRSQINKVVHVNNWLLSTNLYPAMSGEQAICLLAAVQDRYPEHVIVFRSLCPGLYPGLTTRLTEAGCRLIPSRQIYLYRAQDANFGNSKSRWLLKRDYELLAKHDYEFVSQSDMTEADIPRIVELYKLLYLEKYSYHNPQFTEPFIAAAMASGTLRLYGLRKEGRLDAVMGYFCRNGIMTTPLFGYDTAVPQSVGLYRMLSACLIRQARENGYLLHESAGQHSSSAIAVLWRILSIRLYMSVIFRGGGAGAGYCLIDC, encoded by the coding sequence TTGAAGACAACAGTAATGAAAGACAGCTCGGCCTACGATGACCGTACATATGAGCATGGGAATAATAATCGCGCTGAACGCGTGCGTTTTTATGATCAGCATTCGTTCATAGGCATGGACTGGCCCGATACGGAGGATGGCAGATATGCCAGAAATTATCTGGAACCCATAATGCAGCAAGGGTCCCAGCGCTTTATGTCGAACGTGGAGACCACAGTGCTGCTCGCCCGAATCGACGACCTCGTACTTCCGCTGACGGTGAATGATACAGAGTACGATAATGCTTATGTCTGTTCTCCTTATACGCATTATGTGAGTTACGCCAAGCAGGAATTGACCATGTTGCAGAAACCCGTTTTGGAAAAAGGTCTTTCTGCGTTGCTCAGTCTAATCGGTTGGGGAATGAAACGATCGCAGATTAACAAAGTCGTACATGTGAACAACTGGTTGTTGTCCACCAATCTGTACCCAGCCATGTCCGGTGAACAGGCCATATGTTTGCTAGCAGCGGTACAAGATCGATACCCTGAACATGTCATTGTGTTTCGCTCCTTGTGTCCGGGACTTTATCCCGGTCTGACGACGAGACTGACGGAAGCGGGGTGTCGATTGATTCCGAGCCGACAGATCTACCTGTACCGGGCGCAGGATGCGAATTTTGGCAACTCAAAGTCGCGTTGGCTGCTGAAGCGGGATTACGAATTGTTAGCCAAGCACGACTACGAATTCGTTTCCCAATCAGATATGACGGAGGCAGATATTCCGCGAATCGTGGAGTTGTACAAGCTGTTATACCTTGAAAAATACTCTTATCACAATCCGCAGTTCACCGAACCGTTCATTGCTGCTGCGATGGCATCGGGAACACTCAGGCTGTATGGACTGCGGAAGGAGGGACGCTTGGACGCGGTCATGGGTTATTTCTGCCGAAATGGAATCATGACTACGCCACTGTTCGGTTACGATACAGCGGTGCCACAGTCCGTTGGACTATACCGCATGTTATCCGCTTGTCTGATCAGACAGGCTCGCGAGAATGGATATCTGTTGCATGAGAGCGCGGGGCAGCACAGTTCAAGCGCAATCGCGGTGCTATGGCGGATTTTGAGTATTCGGCTGTATATGAGCGTCATCTTCCGTGGGGGAGGCGCTGGTGCTGGATACTGCTTGATCGATTGTTGA
- a CDS encoding LysR family transcriptional regulator, with product MDIKQCRYFIAIAEEKQITAAARRLHMAQPPLSQQLKLMEEELGVILFERKGRMMELTQAGRSFYDYAVTLTKYMEEAVMEMQSFREGIRGKLAIGINTISDRLIPQALQQFRTTHPQVTYKIQQNESAQLCRLLEDGKIELACVRMPVQTERYEVLHLPQEPLFYISSTPLDNPAMRSPEAEMGTYFKQLTGIPLLLPSTEGLGMFELILDKFREHQVTPSIMGECSDINMLLELVRLGFASSIVPHTVLQLYQEHPFHVYRIQDQHSTVGSALVWLQNRYLSKPAQHFVQLVQDMLPVV from the coding sequence TTGGATATTAAACAATGTCGTTATTTCATTGCCATTGCTGAGGAGAAACAGATTACAGCAGCAGCCCGAAGACTTCATATGGCTCAGCCACCCTTAAGCCAGCAGCTTAAGTTAATGGAAGAAGAGCTTGGCGTGATATTGTTTGAACGCAAAGGACGTATGATGGAACTAACACAGGCTGGTCGCAGCTTCTATGATTATGCGGTCACCTTGACCAAATATATGGAGGAAGCTGTAATGGAGATGCAAAGTTTCCGTGAAGGCATACGGGGCAAGCTCGCCATCGGCATCAATACCATATCGGATCGTCTGATCCCACAAGCCCTGCAACAGTTCCGAACCACTCATCCGCAGGTTACTTATAAAATTCAACAAAATGAATCAGCGCAATTATGCCGATTGCTGGAGGATGGCAAAATTGAACTTGCCTGTGTACGCATGCCTGTCCAGACCGAACGTTATGAAGTGCTGCACCTGCCTCAGGAGCCACTTTTCTATATTTCTTCAACACCGCTGGATAATCCAGCGATGAGAAGTCCGGAAGCGGAGATGGGGACTTATTTCAAGCAGCTTACAGGAATTCCTCTACTGCTTCCAAGTACGGAAGGACTCGGTATGTTCGAGCTAATTTTGGACAAATTCCGTGAGCATCAGGTCACACCCTCCATTATGGGTGAGTGCTCAGACATTAATATGTTGCTGGAGCTGGTCCGACTTGGCTTCGCCAGCTCCATCGTGCCGCACACGGTATTACAGTTATACCAAGAGCACCCTTTCCACGTATACCGCATTCAGGATCAGCATTCCACGGTTGGCTCGGCGCTGGTCTGGCTGCAGAACCGTTATCTGTCCAAACCTGCACAACACTTTGTGCAATTGGTACAGGATATGCTTCCCGTCGTGTAA
- a CDS encoding DUF4274 domain-containing protein — translation MNWVEISKSKDVEQVRAAVGVLDINEQDNRGRTPLMLFLTNRMPAEAIRCLLESGPDLEVEDKLGDTALKKAVKFKQIEAIQLLLEHGVELDAPLGIQASSWNAARRNPDIADMLLKTKGAVRLNLTPAEQSIVDEILYEECPDKAAALIRTLDSAIILHAIVNGYNWDDSPEPMIAVCEHPQCADITRLDMAELLDADYWMEMDEDEVNEREDGPAYRRLAEQLSRRA, via the coding sequence ATGAATTGGGTGGAGATTAGCAAATCCAAAGATGTGGAACAAGTCAGAGCAGCCGTCGGTGTATTGGATATCAACGAACAGGATAATCGTGGGCGTACACCGCTGATGCTCTTTTTGACAAATCGTATGCCGGCTGAAGCGATCCGGTGTCTTCTGGAATCTGGTCCGGACTTGGAAGTAGAGGACAAGCTTGGGGATACGGCGCTGAAAAAAGCCGTGAAGTTCAAGCAGATTGAAGCCATTCAGCTATTGCTTGAACATGGAGTCGAACTGGACGCTCCCCTTGGAATTCAGGCCAGTTCCTGGAACGCAGCTAGACGTAATCCGGATATAGCCGATATGCTGCTAAAGACCAAAGGTGCAGTCAGACTCAACCTGACTCCGGCGGAGCAAAGCATCGTAGATGAAATTTTGTACGAGGAGTGTCCAGACAAGGCAGCTGCCCTAATCCGTACACTGGATTCAGCTATAATCCTGCATGCTATCGTGAATGGGTACAACTGGGACGACAGCCCTGAGCCGATGATTGCGGTATGCGAACATCCCCAATGTGCAGACATTACGCGACTGGATATGGCAGAACTGTTGGATGCGGACTATTGGATGGAGATGGATGAAGATGAAGTTAACGAGAGGGAAGACGGACCGGCGTATCGTCGGCTTGCAGAGCAATTATCCCGGAGAGCATAG
- a CDS encoding PilZ domain-containing protein, translating to MNNRKEPFRYTLKEPISFEIYILSINGVNAPPKPIQAELCDISRSGCQLSFPLSLPVENNDIRIGMNMLLFEDPLYMEGTLRWGQEKNTSWHYGVQLEMQEGNQDRLSREMRMLAGQGKIIVK from the coding sequence ATGAATAATAGAAAAGAACCCTTTCGCTATACATTGAAGGAACCGATCAGCTTTGAGATTTATATTCTAAGCATCAACGGAGTCAACGCGCCGCCCAAACCCATTCAGGCCGAACTATGTGATATCAGTCGATCCGGCTGTCAGCTGTCATTTCCGCTGTCTCTTCCTGTAGAGAACAACGATATTCGGATCGGAATGAATATGTTACTTTTCGAAGACCCTTTATATATGGAAGGCACTCTTCGCTGGGGTCAAGAAAAAAATACGTCATGGCACTATGGTGTTCAGCTCGAAATGCAGGAAGGGAATCAGGATCGTCTCTCCAGAGAGATGCGAATGCTTGCAGGGCAAGGTAAAATAATCGTGAAATAG
- a CDS encoding alkaline phosphatase — MLAVTTIVTATLGGSSAAWAVEDSTSTTSASPIKNVIILIPDGMANDATALARWYKGSSLTLDSMASGMVRTHSADAPIADSAPAGTAFATGYKSHTGFVGVLPDKATMPGQKAITPGDARKPVASVLEASKLAGKATGIIATSEIMHATPADFSAHYPDRKNYDALSKQQVYNGMDVVLGGGSKYLEPAGRKDGENLISSIKALGYDYVTTPAAMKASDSNKLWGMFAPAGMAYNMDRDPAKQPSLAEMTSKAIEVLSKDEDGFFLMVEGSKVDWAAHANDPIGIISDVLAFDDAVKVAMDFAKADGETAVVAVTDHQNGGLTIGNASTTGTYDKEPLSTFIGPLKKAKLTGEGVEAKLNAKRTNIKAVMKQYYGITDLTSEEIATIKAAEPGSLNYAIGPMISKRAGIGWTTGGHTGGDVVLYTYAPNNDRPFGVIDNTDVAKYMARVLDLDLDSVNKQLFVPAKQAFTAKGATYKLDLTDAKNPKILVTKGNTKLELQIYKNIALVNGKKTTLEGVIVYNGVEAFVPQGAVDLIQ; from the coding sequence ATGCTCGCGGTGACAACGATCGTTACGGCTACACTCGGAGGAAGCAGTGCAGCGTGGGCTGTGGAAGACAGCACCTCAACAACATCTGCATCACCGATTAAAAATGTGATTATTCTCATCCCTGACGGCATGGCTAACGATGCCACTGCTCTGGCTCGTTGGTATAAAGGCTCGTCCTTGACGCTGGACTCCATGGCAAGCGGCATGGTTCGCACACACTCCGCCGATGCCCCGATTGCGGACTCGGCTCCAGCCGGAACCGCTTTTGCCACAGGGTATAAATCTCATACCGGATTTGTCGGTGTACTGCCGGACAAGGCTACGATGCCTGGACAGAAGGCGATCACGCCTGGAGACGCAAGAAAACCAGTCGCTTCCGTACTCGAAGCTTCGAAACTCGCCGGTAAAGCAACCGGTATTATAGCCACATCCGAGATTATGCACGCCACACCAGCGGACTTCTCTGCTCATTACCCTGACCGTAAAAACTATGATGCACTCAGTAAACAACAAGTTTATAATGGCATGGATGTTGTGTTGGGTGGAGGCAGCAAATACCTTGAGCCTGCGGGACGCAAAGATGGCGAGAATCTGATTTCGTCCATCAAAGCACTGGGTTACGATTACGTCACTACTCCAGCCGCAATGAAAGCATCCGATTCAAACAAGCTGTGGGGTATGTTCGCACCAGCGGGCATGGCTTACAATATGGACCGTGATCCTGCGAAGCAACCAAGTCTTGCCGAGATGACATCCAAAGCCATTGAGGTTTTGTCCAAAGACGAAGATGGCTTCTTCCTGATGGTTGAAGGCAGCAAAGTGGACTGGGCAGCTCATGCCAATGATCCGATTGGTATCATCAGTGATGTGCTGGCTTTTGATGATGCCGTAAAAGTAGCCATGGATTTTGCCAAAGCGGACGGAGAGACTGCCGTTGTGGCTGTAACGGACCATCAGAACGGTGGACTCACGATTGGTAACGCCTCTACAACCGGAACATATGATAAAGAGCCGTTGTCCACATTTATCGGACCTTTGAAAAAGGCCAAGCTGACAGGCGAGGGTGTTGAAGCGAAGCTGAATGCGAAGCGTACCAACATCAAAGCAGTGATGAAACAATACTATGGCATTACGGACCTGACTTCCGAGGAGATTGCCACCATTAAAGCGGCCGAGCCAGGCAGCCTTAACTACGCAATCGGTCCAATGATCAGCAAACGTGCAGGGATTGGCTGGACAACCGGTGGTCATACAGGTGGGGATGTCGTGCTGTATACGTATGCTCCCAACAATGACCGTCCCTTCGGTGTAATTGACAACACAGATGTAGCCAAGTACATGGCACGTGTACTGGATCTCGATCTGGACAGCGTGAACAAACAACTGTTTGTACCAGCCAAACAGGCATTTACAGCCAAAGGCGCGACGTACAAACTGGACCTGACTGACGCCAAAAATCCAAAAATCCTCGTTACCAAAGGCAACACCAAGCTGGAACTGCAAATCTATAAAAATATTGCATTGGTGAACGGCAAAAAGACAACCCTGGAAGGTGTCATTGTCTATAACGGCGTCGAAGCCTTTGTTCCACAAGGTGCGGTGGATCTGATTCAATAA
- a CDS encoding methyl-accepting chemotaxis protein, whose protein sequence is MDRMDEVIWKRNKIISIILWVVLIVGFSVALIEPKLFISNGVVILYGIWLAYANAKKKHIHLIPWVNTVLIALCGVFAGWGSVEPLLAILISSILLIYPNKRLFVIGFSVMLANNILQLVIMPATTQDQLVTNAINIGLFAVTGGILFMVSYLNQRLFHESEKRWSEVEASRTRVETMLVRVKESVEGLSRYTDQLKQKVDSTGSITHEVTLGFSEVAKGVEFQATSVAEISESLSLSDQHIKDVALYSRQMKELSASMATSTQTGSVQMDQLNIQMQELYNTINITASDMRKFNEESESMTLMLNSISDIASQTNLLALNAAIEAARAGEHGRGFAVVSEEVRKLAESSGQSASDISTILTRLKGQTQSLTDRFERIRLSLQQGRDSVQTADEVFRTINSHSQHVLNQATDIETSSATMKESSTRVVNEVSEISSVTEQSSAATEEILASMEEQRNLTQKMVESFGELEQLIVNLNDLVSDHQASSVETKL, encoded by the coding sequence ATGGATCGTATGGACGAAGTTATATGGAAACGGAACAAAATCATCAGCATCATATTATGGGTTGTATTAATTGTGGGGTTTTCTGTAGCTTTAATTGAGCCCAAATTATTTATTTCCAATGGTGTTGTGATCCTGTATGGAATCTGGCTCGCTTATGCGAACGCCAAAAAGAAGCATATCCATCTCATTCCTTGGGTGAACACCGTGTTGATCGCGTTGTGTGGGGTATTCGCTGGATGGGGAAGTGTTGAACCGCTGCTGGCCATTCTCATCTCTTCGATCCTGCTGATTTATCCAAACAAAAGATTATTTGTTATCGGATTCTCGGTTATGCTTGCAAACAATATTCTTCAACTTGTGATTATGCCTGCAACGACTCAAGATCAGCTTGTGACTAATGCCATCAATATAGGGCTGTTCGCTGTTACGGGCGGAATCTTGTTCATGGTGTCCTATCTGAACCAAAGGCTCTTTCATGAAAGCGAAAAAAGATGGAGCGAAGTGGAAGCATCGCGGACCCGGGTGGAAACCATGCTGGTGCGTGTGAAGGAATCCGTCGAAGGTCTGTCTCGTTATACGGATCAATTGAAGCAAAAGGTGGATTCAACAGGTTCCATTACTCATGAAGTGACCCTTGGATTCAGTGAGGTTGCCAAGGGTGTGGAGTTCCAGGCGACCAGTGTGGCTGAAATTTCGGAATCCTTGTCTCTATCGGACCAGCATATTAAGGATGTTGCGTTGTATTCCCGGCAGATGAAAGAGTTATCAGCTAGCATGGCCACAAGCACGCAAACAGGAAGCGTACAGATGGACCAGCTGAACATCCAGATGCAAGAGCTATATAATACGATTAATATAACGGCAAGTGACATGCGAAAGTTTAATGAAGAAAGTGAATCCATGACGCTTATGCTGAACAGCATATCGGATATTGCAAGTCAGACCAACCTGCTCGCGCTTAATGCAGCCATTGAAGCAGCTCGTGCAGGCGAGCATGGACGCGGGTTTGCCGTTGTATCAGAGGAAGTACGCAAACTGGCCGAGAGCTCGGGTCAATCCGCGAGTGATATTTCAACTATTTTGACACGATTAAAAGGACAGACGCAGTCACTCACAGATCGATTCGAACGTATTCGTCTATCGTTACAACAAGGAAGAGACAGTGTGCAAACGGCAGATGAAGTGTTCCGTACGATCAACAGCCATTCTCAGCATGTGCTGAATCAAGCGACAGATATTGAGACCAGTTCGGCTACAATGAAGGAATCCTCCACCAGAGTGGTGAATGAAGTTTCCGAGATTTCGAGTGTAACAGAGCAATCCAGTGCAGCGACAGAAGAGATTCTGGCGAGCATGGAAGAACAGCGCAACCTGACACAGAAGATGGTGGAGAGCTTCGGAGAATTGGAGCAACTGATTGTGAACCTGAATGACTTGGTCTCGGATCATCAGGCTTCTTCTGTTGAGACTAAACTTTAA
- a CDS encoding DUF6386 family protein encodes MRGTFQMVTDTATLCLYDLAALKHRVEDTSDWWSIPEDELAEVNAGHCLFLNLGADGGYEVEWSLEEDADVGSDPDHIAEREKVYHLQILSGNVFLGAAEDVSGGELEPDETCEGVLLQFKPGNYACIVSREGSRIAIVMKPSMQGNNSLNELIRI; translated from the coding sequence ATGAGAGGAACATTTCAAATGGTAACCGATACGGCAACATTGTGCCTGTATGATCTGGCAGCGTTAAAGCACCGTGTCGAGGATACTTCGGACTGGTGGTCCATTCCCGAAGATGAGCTGGCTGAGGTAAATGCAGGTCATTGTCTATTCCTGAATCTGGGTGCGGACGGGGGATATGAGGTGGAATGGAGCCTGGAGGAGGATGCTGACGTGGGTTCAGATCCGGATCACATAGCGGAACGGGAAAAGGTGTATCATCTGCAGATTCTGTCCGGGAATGTCTTTCTGGGAGCAGCAGAAGATGTCAGTGGTGGTGAACTGGAGCCGGATGAAACGTGTGAAGGGGTTCTGCTTCAATTCAAGCCAGGGAACTATGCCTGTATCGTCTCCAGAGAAGGCAGTCGTATTGCGATTGTCATGAAACCAAGTATGCAGGGAAATAACTCGCTGAATGAATTAATTCGGATCTAA
- a CDS encoding pectate lyase: MLLLAVTLLLLTVSTAPSTYGAASYPNTGTNGLTGFAGSAKNENGVSKSATTGGKNGQVVYVSNLNDLRTHMAGATAKIVVVEQNISSSTLQKVEFGANKTLVGSFDKHTLTNIHFRSTSSSSNVIFQNLTFEHASNINANDDIQMYITSGSNYWIDHVTFAGHSYSSGGSDLDKLLYIGDRADYITISNSKFANHKYGVILGHPNDGNSSYNGVPHVTMSNNYFENLYVRGPGLLRYGYFHLKNNYANNFNQAITIGEKARIYSENNYFGAGAEKGGILDDKGNGEFTDSGSTPALTSPISPKTNWRPSSNYSYQVESASYAREFVTKYAGSSNTTLVFGK; the protein is encoded by the coding sequence ATGCTTTTACTCGCGGTGACTCTATTGTTGCTAACTGTCTCAACGGCTCCTTCTACCTATGGCGCAGCCAGTTATCCGAACACGGGTACGAATGGGTTGACCGGTTTTGCAGGCAGTGCGAAGAATGAAAATGGCGTATCCAAGTCAGCCACGACAGGTGGCAAGAATGGTCAGGTCGTTTACGTTAGTAATCTCAATGACCTTAGAACACATATGGCTGGCGCTACGGCCAAAATTGTCGTCGTTGAACAGAATATTTCTTCCTCTACACTACAAAAGGTTGAGTTTGGAGCGAACAAGACACTGGTAGGTTCCTTTGACAAACATACATTAACGAATATTCATTTCAGATCCACAAGCAGTTCAAGCAATGTGATTTTTCAGAATCTGACTTTTGAACACGCTTCCAATATTAATGCCAATGATGATATCCAGATGTATATCACTTCAGGCTCCAATTACTGGATCGATCATGTGACATTTGCGGGCCACAGCTACAGCTCTGGCGGTAGTGATCTGGACAAGCTTCTGTATATCGGTGATCGCGCCGATTATATCACCATTAGCAACTCCAAATTTGCAAATCATAAGTATGGCGTTATTCTCGGTCATCCGAATGATGGTAACAGCAGTTACAATGGAGTACCTCATGTGACGATGTCCAACAATTATTTCGAAAACTTGTATGTACGTGGTCCTGGACTTTTAAGATACGGTTACTTCCATCTCAAAAACAACTATGCAAACAACTTTAATCAGGCCATCACCATTGGTGAAAAAGCACGGATTTATTCCGAAAACAATTACTTTGGTGCTGGCGCTGAAAAGGGTGGCATCCTGGATGACAAGGGAAATGGGGAGTTTACGGATAGCGGCAGTACGCCAGCCCTGACAAGTCCGATTTCTCCCAAAACAAACTGGAGACCAAGCTCCAATTACAGTTATCAGGTAGAAAGTGCCAGCTACGCGCGTGAATTTGTCACCAAGTATGCAGGCTCCTCCAATACGACACTTGTATTCGGAAAATAA
- a CDS encoding VOC family protein: MLIKLNWITLRVSSLEASLKFYHDMLGLPVQRRFESRGRQIAMLGMENEAKLELIEGSESTLKPEAGVSIGYEVDSLEEVMKRLAELNVPIVRGPIQPNPHLRFIYITDPDGFEVQLAEHV; this comes from the coding sequence ATGTTGATCAAATTAAACTGGATTACGCTGAGGGTTAGTAGTTTGGAAGCTTCGCTCAAGTTCTATCACGACATGCTCGGACTTCCCGTTCAGCGCAGATTCGAAAGCCGCGGACGGCAGATTGCCATGCTCGGCATGGAGAATGAAGCCAAGCTGGAACTAATTGAGGGCAGTGAATCTACTCTTAAACCAGAGGCCGGCGTGTCGATCGGTTATGAGGTGGACTCGCTGGAGGAAGTCATGAAACGACTGGCAGAGCTGAATGTTCCTATTGTACGCGGCCCCATCCAGCCCAATCCGCATCTGCGGTTTATTTACATTACAGATCCGGACGGCTTCGAGGTGCAGCTCGCAGAACATGTATGA
- a CDS encoding purine/pyrimidine permease: MGLVNMTNSITTLSTVEKLYEAETTSQQYRRSYALTGLFSMLSACVGVLPFGLFASSIGFLESTRILRRAAFIIGAGLLCMMGLTPSVTAFFAQIPPSVGSAVLFVAYLQMFGTALRTLEGTTFNSKTIYRVALPVLTGVAVMNIPAEAFQTLPMYLVPIISNGLVIGVLVSLILEKTVNWSKMEQPVTVSKAA; this comes from the coding sequence GTGGGGTTGGTGAATATGACGAATTCAATCACCACATTAAGCACGGTAGAGAAACTATATGAGGCAGAGACAACAAGTCAGCAATACCGGCGCTCTTACGCGTTAACGGGTCTATTCTCGATGTTATCAGCCTGTGTAGGTGTGCTGCCATTTGGTCTATTTGCATCATCGATCGGCTTCCTGGAGAGTACGCGTATTCTGCGTCGTGCTGCCTTTATTATTGGAGCAGGATTGTTATGTATGATGGGTCTTACACCTTCGGTTACAGCCTTCTTTGCACAAATACCACCAAGCGTTGGCAGCGCAGTTCTGTTCGTGGCTTATCTTCAAATGTTCGGTACGGCGCTAAGAACACTCGAAGGTACGACGTTTAATTCTAAAACGATCTATCGTGTAGCATTGCCGGTCCTCACGGGAGTTGCTGTAATGAATATTCCTGCTGAAGCCTTTCAAACCTTGCCGATGTACCTCGTTCCAATCATAAGCAACGGTCTCGTCATTGGTGTATTAGTCTCACTCATTCTTGAAAAAACGGTGAATTGGTCCAAAATGGAACAACCCGTGACCGTTAGCAAAGCGGCATAA
- a CDS encoding SMI1/KNR4 family protein — MMYTVQLERMREKLITLRSLDPDLDLFGAEDHEYELAFVWTQEGIAQFEQKWEIRLPEDYKVWLLHMGTSGAGPYYGLENPDDGVYAVLGYDDELNAISDPFQFTEAWNWNYDWFDDSMEEEEWDVLEHEYFDPKWSAGMLRVSDFGCGISMNLIVKGASYGEIWVDDRANRNGIYPDQYWGNTNRLHFLDWYELWLDRSIQQMHEQKQPSGTNEV, encoded by the coding sequence ATGATGTACACGGTACAACTGGAGCGAATGCGTGAAAAGTTGATCACGCTTCGAAGCCTGGACCCGGATCTGGACCTGTTCGGCGCAGAAGACCACGAATATGAATTGGCATTTGTGTGGACGCAGGAGGGTATCGCGCAATTTGAACAGAAATGGGAAATTAGGTTGCCAGAGGATTATAAGGTATGGCTTCTGCATATGGGGACGAGTGGCGCAGGGCCGTATTACGGACTGGAAAACCCGGATGATGGCGTATACGCTGTGCTAGGTTATGATGATGAGCTGAATGCAATCTCGGACCCTTTTCAATTCACGGAAGCATGGAACTGGAATTATGACTGGTTCGATGACAGTATGGAAGAAGAGGAATGGGATGTGTTAGAGCACGAATATTTTGATCCAAAATGGTCGGCAGGCATGCTGCGTGTTAGTGATTTTGGGTGTGGCATTTCCATGAATCTGATTGTTAAAGGTGCTTCCTACGGAGAGATCTGGGTTGACGACCGGGCCAACCGAAATGGAATCTATCCTGACCAGTATTGGGGCAATACGAATCGACTACATTTTCTGGACTGGTATGAATTGTGGTTGGATCGTTCGATCCAGCAAATGCACGAGCAAAAGCAACCATCGGGAACGAACGAAGTCTGA
- a CDS encoding ankyrin repeat domain-containing protein codes for MARIVKTIHDAAQEGHTDEVIRFITQGSRLNEQDTLGRTPLMAAVHGSKIDTAKMLVEAGADINLQDARLDNMLLYASAEGMYDMVELAIEAGADTRLTNRFGGTALIPAADRGHVHIVQLLLTRSDVDVNHINNLGWTALLEAVILGDGGPRHQQIVALLLQYGADPKIADLDGITPLAHARRHQYAEMERLLAED; via the coding sequence GTGGCTAGAATAGTTAAAACAATACATGATGCCGCTCAAGAAGGGCATACCGATGAGGTCATCCGGTTTATTACACAGGGTAGCCGGTTGAATGAACAGGATACATTGGGGCGAACACCGCTAATGGCTGCGGTGCACGGTAGTAAGATCGACACGGCAAAAATGCTGGTGGAGGCCGGAGCAGACATTAATCTTCAAGATGCACGATTGGACAATATGTTGTTATACGCAAGTGCCGAGGGCATGTATGACATGGTTGAACTGGCTATTGAAGCAGGTGCGGATACAAGGTTAACGAATCGTTTTGGCGGTACAGCCCTTATTCCAGCAGCTGATCGGGGCCATGTACACATTGTACAGCTTCTACTGACACGCAGCGATGTGGATGTGAACCATATCAACAACCTGGGCTGGACAGCCTTGCTGGAAGCAGTCATTTTGGGAGACGGTGGACCGCGTCATCAGCAGATTGTTGCCCTGCTTTTACAATATGGTGCAGATCCAAAGATCGCGGACCTGGACGGGATTACACCGCTCGCACATGCGCGCCGGCATCAATATGCCGAGATGGAACGACTATTGGCTGAAGACTGA